In a single window of the uncultured Dysgonomonas sp. genome:
- a CDS encoding phosphoenolpyruvate carboxykinase, with the protein MLHEFTLSRGRAMINFTLKYCDTKQKLLNSYGFRRVVESFIKQVLKKDEGVIYDYYITHFGSEDETVDSLIEVFKLLTVFEIDEVIAVDNKYSKFFEDKHLFIEVTELLFAYWKRLERYTIVRNTRVGDGLQNVRFIQANDMFNDLVLSTGRRIQTTVNGHETRVYRQSVAGANAGLTLNDVNWNCPVEYKGLTSIPFISTVVFQPPYISYTKRNTRDGIFQEHQQNPLVNVVLNEDDWFVFPAKVGNMLTFVYFHKDFMVHGIGLANLFELATETEYIGKKPDMIYVFGYPDGYEEKRTFYYKDKKNDILIGYANYCDDIDYFGYMKKMLLTLHNVKQIDTGRLPIHGAMVNIVLRNGKESNIIIMGDSGAGKSESLEAFRTLNENYIRHMRVIFDDMGYLKKEKDGTIKAYGTEIGAFVRVDDLDPAYAFEQLDKGVYTNMDKVNARVTIPISTYEIISKGYPIDYFLYANNYNEADKKILIYDNLDHAIQVFEDGARKAKGTTTEKGLVKSYFANPFGPVQERKETEALVRQYFKDMKAAGVKIGEMHTSLAIDGKTKDGPREAAEELFTLINE; encoded by the coding sequence ATGTTACACGAATTTACGCTTTCCAGAGGAAGAGCAATGATTAACTTTACGCTCAAATATTGCGATACGAAACAAAAACTGCTTAATAGTTATGGATTCAGACGAGTTGTCGAATCTTTCATTAAACAGGTTTTGAAAAAAGATGAAGGAGTCATATATGACTATTACATCACTCATTTCGGTAGCGAAGACGAAACAGTGGATTCCCTTATAGAAGTCTTTAAATTGCTGACAGTATTTGAAATAGATGAAGTAATTGCAGTTGATAATAAATATTCGAAATTCTTTGAAGATAAACATCTGTTTATAGAAGTTACCGAATTGCTTTTTGCTTACTGGAAAAGGCTTGAACGTTATACTATTGTAAGAAATACAAGGGTAGGGGATGGATTACAAAATGTCCGTTTCATTCAGGCCAACGATATGTTCAATGATCTTGTATTATCTACAGGTCGCAGGATACAAACTACCGTCAATGGTCACGAAACGCGCGTTTATCGCCAGTCTGTAGCCGGAGCCAATGCCGGACTTACATTGAACGATGTAAACTGGAATTGTCCGGTGGAATATAAAGGATTAACATCTATACCTTTTATCAGCACTGTTGTTTTTCAACCACCATATATTTCTTATACAAAGAGAAATACCCGTGACGGAATATTTCAGGAGCACCAACAAAATCCATTGGTGAACGTTGTGCTAAATGAAGATGACTGGTTTGTATTTCCCGCCAAGGTAGGTAATATGCTTACCTTTGTTTATTTTCATAAAGATTTTATGGTTCATGGTATTGGACTGGCGAATCTGTTTGAATTGGCAACGGAAACCGAATATATCGGTAAAAAACCCGATATGATATATGTATTCGGCTATCCTGACGGATACGAAGAAAAGCGAACATTCTATTATAAAGATAAAAAGAATGATATTCTTATCGGTTATGCTAATTATTGCGATGATATCGATTATTTCGGCTATATGAAAAAAATGCTTCTTACATTGCATAATGTGAAGCAGATAGATACAGGCCGTTTACCTATTCACGGAGCTATGGTAAACATTGTACTTCGCAACGGTAAAGAATCCAATATTATCATTATGGGAGACAGTGGTGCCGGAAAATCGGAAAGTCTGGAAGCATTCCGTACCCTGAATGAGAATTACATTCGTCACATGCGTGTAATCTTCGATGATATGGGATATCTGAAAAAAGAAAAAGATGGTACAATTAAGGCATACGGAACCGAAATCGGAGCATTTGTCCGTGTAGACGACCTTGATCCGGCTTATGCTTTCGAGCAGTTGGATAAAGGAGTATATACCAATATGGATAAAGTTAATGCCCGTGTTACAATACCTATCTCTACTTATGAGATTATATCCAAAGGCTATCCGATCGATTATTTCCTTTATGCGAATAACTATAATGAGGCAGATAAGAAAATCCTTATTTATGACAATCTGGATCATGCCATTCAGGTATTTGAAGATGGTGCCCGTAAAGCAAAAGGAACTACAACCGAAAAGGGACTGGTGAAATCATATTTTGCAAATCCGTTCGGACCTGTACAGGAACGCAAAGAAACAGAGGCTTTGGTTCGCCAATATTTCAAAGATATGAAGGCAGCCGGAGTAAAGATAGGAGAGATGCATACATCGCTCGCTATCGATGGCAAGACAAAAGATGGTCCGCGCGAAGCTGCTGAAGAGTTATTCACTCTAATAAATGAATGA
- a CDS encoding class I fructose-bisphosphate aldolase yields the protein MANSKITNILGDKSEYLLGHVSKTIDKSLIHAPEPNFIDNIWIDSDRNIPTLNSLQRLFSHGRLADTGYLSILPVDQDIEHSAGASFAPNPIYFDSENIVKLAIEAGCSAVASTYGVLGSVARKYAHKIPFVVKINHNELLTYPTAYDQVLFGTIKEAWNMGAAAVGATIYFGSEQSRRQIVDIAKAFEYAHELGMATILWCYLRNSDFKKDGVDYHSAADLTSQANHIGVTIKADIVKQKLPTNNGGFKAVNFSKWDERMYTELASDHPIDLCRYQVANGYMGRVGLINSGGESHGASDLKDAVYTAVVNKRAGGMGLICGRKAFQRPMKEGVELINAIQDVYLDKDIKLA from the coding sequence ATGGCAAATTCTAAAATTACAAACATTCTGGGCGATAAAAGTGAATACCTGCTCGGACATGTAAGCAAAACTATCGACAAGTCGTTAATTCATGCACCCGAACCCAATTTTATAGATAATATCTGGATAGATTCGGACCGCAACATACCTACATTGAATAGTCTTCAACGCTTATTCAGCCATGGTAGACTTGCCGATACGGGGTATTTATCAATTCTGCCTGTAGATCAGGATATCGAACATAGTGCAGGAGCTTCCTTTGCTCCAAACCCAATCTACTTTGATTCTGAGAATATTGTAAAATTAGCTATAGAAGCAGGATGTAGTGCCGTAGCATCTACTTACGGAGTACTAGGATCGGTAGCCCGCAAATATGCGCATAAAATACCATTCGTTGTGAAGATCAATCATAATGAACTACTGACCTATCCTACCGCTTATGATCAGGTACTGTTCGGCACCATAAAAGAGGCCTGGAATATGGGAGCAGCAGCCGTTGGAGCAACAATTTACTTCGGATCCGAACAAAGTCGCCGGCAGATTGTTGATATAGCTAAAGCATTCGAGTATGCGCACGAATTGGGAATGGCTACAATCCTTTGGTGTTACCTTAGAAATAGCGATTTCAAGAAAGACGGAGTAGATTATCATAGTGCCGCCGACCTGACAAGCCAGGCAAACCATATAGGCGTAACCATAAAAGCCGATATAGTGAAGCAAAAGCTGCCTACTAATAACGGAGGCTTCAAAGCTGTCAATTTCTCTAAATGGGATGAACGTATGTATACTGAACTGGCATCGGACCATCCGATCGATCTTTGTCGTTACCAGGTAGCCAACGGATATATGGGACGTGTAGGCTTGATCAACTCAGGAGGAGAATCGCACGGGGCTTCCGACCTAAAAGATGCTGTATACACTGCCGTGGTAAATAAGCGTGCAGGTGGGATGGGACTCATATGCGGACGAAAAGCATTCCAGCGCCCGATGAAAGAAGGAGTGGAACTCATCAATGCTATACAAGATGTATATTTAGATAAAGATATAAAATTAGCGTGA
- a CDS encoding ATP-binding protein, which yields MFKSIEYKLFIYIGLLILSVAAATYCFLEKEYVYGPLCILIAVFSINRLQKHYKKFNQNILFLLNALDNGDYSFNFAETKLSKREQELNQMMNRIKEILSKARKEVIENEKFLSLIVESVSTGIIILDEHNNVLIINRATNELLGMPVFTHLNQLRVIDDSLPATFINLEINDNKYLKIANEREETQISLRVSKITLKRGTMKIFTLNSIGNELEAKEMESWVRLIRVMTHEIMNSIAPITSLTDTLLFSYKLSQDVPSDNLRQNTVDALETISSTAKGLMVFVESYRKFTGVPKPQLEEFDLIPLIEKVVSLESALMQEKGISLELQCAQSSLVVNADESQITQVLVNLVKNAVEALDINESIKIKIGHTDNKTNIDVCNNGKPIPQEVIPNIFIPFFTTKNTGTGIGLSISRYIMRLHGGNLKHHTKEGWTVFSMIF from the coding sequence ATGTTTAAATCGATAGAATATAAACTCTTCATATATATAGGGCTGCTGATACTTTCGGTAGCTGCCGCTACATACTGTTTCCTTGAAAAAGAATATGTATACGGGCCATTGTGTATCCTGATTGCTGTATTTTCCATTAACAGGCTGCAAAAACACTATAAAAAATTCAACCAGAATATTTTATTCCTGCTCAATGCTCTCGACAATGGTGATTATTCATTCAATTTTGCAGAAACCAAACTGTCGAAACGAGAACAGGAATTGAATCAGATGATGAACCGGATCAAAGAAATCCTTTCCAAAGCCCGTAAAGAAGTTATAGAAAATGAAAAGTTTCTGAGTCTGATAGTAGAAAGTGTATCTACGGGAATTATCATATTGGATGAACATAACAATGTACTGATAATAAACAGAGCAACTAATGAGTTGCTGGGTATGCCGGTTTTCACTCATTTAAACCAATTGAGGGTAATAGATGATTCTCTGCCTGCTACATTCATCAATTTGGAGATAAATGACAATAAGTATCTGAAAATAGCCAATGAACGGGAAGAGACTCAAATCAGCCTGCGCGTATCCAAAATAACACTGAAAAGAGGTACAATGAAAATCTTTACACTTAATAGTATCGGAAACGAACTGGAGGCGAAAGAGATGGAGTCGTGGGTACGTCTTATCCGGGTGATGACACATGAAATAATGAACTCGATAGCGCCTATCACATCACTGACAGATACATTGCTCTTCTCTTATAAGCTATCTCAGGATGTCCCATCGGATAATCTTCGTCAAAACACAGTGGATGCTCTCGAAACCATCAGTTCCACGGCTAAAGGGCTTATGGTGTTTGTGGAGTCGTACCGTAAATTTACGGGAGTACCCAAGCCTCAACTGGAAGAGTTTGATCTGATTCCTCTGATAGAAAAGGTCGTTAGCCTGGAGTCGGCATTGATGCAGGAAAAAGGAATATCTTTAGAATTGCAATGCGCTCAATCGTCATTGGTTGTAAATGCTGATGAATCACAAATTACGCAGGTATTAGTCAATTTGGTAAAAAATGCAGTTGAAGCTTTAGATATAAATGAAAGTATCAAAATAAAGATCGGTCATACCGACAACAAAACGAATATAGATGTATGTAATAATGGCAAACCTATTCCACAAGAAGTGATACCAAATATATTCATTCCGTTTTTTACGACTAAAAATACGGGGACAGGAATAGGGCTGAGTATATCCCGTTACATAATGCGGCTACATGGAGGTAACCTCAAGCATCATACTAAAGAGGGGTGGACTGTTTTCAGTATGATATTTTGA
- a CDS encoding sigma-54 dependent transcriptional regulator codes for MKKGSILIVDDNKNVLSALRILLDNYFEEVTLLSSPNMLLSMLREKNPDIVLLDMNYSAGINTGNEGLFWLSEVKKTDPELPVVLFTAYADIELAVKALKEGASDFVVKPWDNAKLLATLQSALALRQSRREVKKLKEKQDILNSELTKDSDVCWGKSGAMQNLLSMIEKVAKTDANVLITGENGTGKELIARKIHQLSLRAGETLVSVDMGAITETLFESELFGHTKGAFTDARTDRAGKFEAADKGTLFLDEIGNLSYILQAKLLTALQSRQIVRVGSNKPIPVDIRLISATNRNLFESVRNGEFREDLLYRLDTIQIEVPALRDRKEDISLLANFFLLRFAKKYNKKGLAFNEKTVSKLENYSWPGNVRELEHAVEKAVILCDGAELQPSDFYMRATEDRAAIIESITLDEMEKILIEKALSKYDKNISAIAAELGITRPTLYNKMKKYGL; via the coding sequence ATGAAAAAAGGCAGTATTCTGATTGTAGATGATAATAAAAATGTATTGAGTGCATTGCGTATCTTACTTGATAATTACTTTGAAGAAGTCACGCTATTATCATCTCCCAATATGCTCCTCTCTATGCTCAGAGAAAAAAATCCGGACATTGTATTGTTGGATATGAACTATTCGGCCGGAATAAATACAGGTAATGAAGGCTTGTTCTGGCTGTCGGAAGTAAAGAAGACCGATCCGGAACTTCCGGTTGTCTTATTCACTGCATATGCCGATATCGAACTGGCCGTGAAGGCCCTGAAAGAAGGCGCCAGCGATTTTGTGGTGAAACCTTGGGATAATGCAAAATTACTAGCAACGCTGCAATCTGCCTTAGCTCTTCGTCAATCGAGGAGGGAAGTAAAGAAGCTTAAAGAAAAACAAGATATCCTGAATTCGGAATTGACTAAAGACTCTGATGTATGTTGGGGGAAATCCGGAGCTATGCAGAATTTGCTCTCAATGATAGAGAAAGTAGCTAAAACGGATGCTAATGTACTTATTACAGGTGAAAATGGTACAGGAAAGGAGTTGATTGCCCGAAAAATACATCAATTATCATTGCGGGCAGGGGAAACCCTTGTCAGTGTAGATATGGGTGCTATTACTGAAACATTGTTCGAAAGTGAGCTTTTCGGTCATACAAAAGGTGCATTTACTGATGCAAGAACCGACCGAGCCGGAAAGTTTGAGGCAGCGGATAAAGGTACCCTTTTTCTGGATGAGATAGGAAATCTTAGCTATATATTACAAGCAAAACTGCTTACTGCATTACAATCGCGACAAATAGTAAGGGTGGGAAGCAATAAACCCATACCGGTAGATATACGGTTAATAAGTGCTACAAATCGTAATTTGTTCGAATCGGTGAGAAACGGCGAATTCAGGGAGGATTTATTATACCGTCTCGATACTATTCAGATCGAAGTGCCTGCATTGCGTGACCGGAAAGAAGATATTTCTTTACTAGCCAACTTCTTTTTATTGCGCTTTGCAAAAAAGTATAATAAAAAAGGTTTGGCATTTAATGAAAAGACTGTATCAAAACTTGAAAATTATTCATGGCCGGGTAATGTGCGTGAATTGGAACATGCCGTAGAAAAAGCTGTTATTTTATGTGATGGGGCAGAATTGCAACCTTCCGATTTCTATATGCGGGCAACAGAAGACAGGGCTGCGATTATAGAATCCATTACACTGGACGAAATGGAAAAAATACTCATAGAAAAAGCATTGAGCAAATATGATAAAAATATATCAGCTATAGCAGCCGAACTGGGTATTACACGTCCTACACTTTATAATAAGATGAAAAAGTATGGATTATAA
- a CDS encoding DUF5712 family protein, with protein MNIDFPPPSKGTYNNAGSSRRLTQYMEHEDMERMEQEIYTEGFFNQTEDNIYKSQVIKDIDGNIGQLMKMDAKFYAIHVSPSEKELRAMGNTEQEQAEAMKRYIREIVIPEYAKNFNKGLSAEDIKFYGKIHFDRNRSDNELNMHCHLIVSRKDQANKKKLSPLTNHKNTKKGAIKGGFDRKNLFRQTEQGFDKLFSYNRPLTESFEYYNTMKNGSITEQLNMQEQQIFNARKNADMQTNIYTNKQSANQENKKEDKQSFSLPDLGLSSALGMLTPDTNKQGEQQIPVKRKNKKPKRGFKR; from the coding sequence ATGAACATAGATTTCCCGCCACCGTCCAAAGGCACATACAACAATGCAGGCAGTAGCCGGAGATTGACCCAATACATGGAGCATGAAGATATGGAACGCATGGAGCAAGAAATCTATACCGAAGGGTTTTTCAACCAGACAGAGGATAATATCTATAAATCCCAAGTCATTAAGGATATAGACGGCAATATCGGGCAACTTATGAAAATGGATGCTAAGTTTTACGCTATTCATGTCAGCCCATCGGAAAAAGAACTTCGGGCAATGGGTAACACAGAACAGGAACAAGCCGAAGCCATGAAACGGTATATCCGGGAAATTGTTATTCCCGAATACGCAAAGAACTTCAACAAAGGACTATCAGCAGAGGATATAAAGTTTTACGGCAAAATACATTTCGACCGAAACAGGTCGGACAACGAACTGAATATGCATTGCCATTTGATTGTCAGCCGGAAAGACCAAGCGAACAAAAAGAAACTATCACCGCTTACCAACCACAAGAACACTAAGAAAGGGGCAATCAAAGGAGGTTTTGACAGGAAGAACCTGTTCCGGCAGACAGAGCAGGGATTTGATAAGCTATTCAGCTATAACCGCCCCCTAACAGAATCTTTTGAGTACTATAACACGATGAAGAACGGCAGTATAACCGAGCAACTCAATATGCAGGAACAACAGATTTTCAATGCAAGAAAAAATGCTGATATGCAAACCAACATATACACAAATAAGCAGTCCGCAAATCAAGAAAATAAGAAAGAAGATAAGCAATCTTTCAGTCTTCCCGATTTGGGTTTATCTTCTGCGTTAGGCATGCTTACTCCCGATACTAACAAGCAAGGGGAGCAACAAATTCCCGTGAAAAGAAAAAATAAAAAACCGAAGCGAGGATTTAAAAGATAG
- a CDS encoding BfmA/BtgA family mobilization protein: MKNEVQKIIYTTVSIDKETGRLVEKICKRYSLKKSEVVKLAFLYLDKAHINPADAPESVKSELSKINKRQDDIIRFIRKYEENQLNPMIRTSHSIAVKFDASVKEQKGLITSEINSTRELQDNVLKKISETFNQHAGVINNQAKQINDLAQAVNSSLKKQERNNNKLLQLISLYSELATCGVMDGKRKENLRTEINDLINE, from the coding sequence ATGAAAAATGAAGTCCAAAAGATTATATATACTACCGTTTCCATAGACAAGGAAACAGGTCGTTTAGTTGAAAAGATATGCAAACGCTATTCGCTGAAAAAAAGTGAAGTTGTGAAACTGGCTTTTCTGTATCTGGACAAAGCCCATATCAACCCCGCTGATGCTCCCGAATCAGTAAAATCGGAACTATCCAAGATTAACAAACGGCAGGATGATATTATACGCTTCATTCGGAAGTACGAAGAAAACCAGCTCAATCCGATGATACGGACAAGCCATTCTATTGCTGTCAAATTTGATGCTTCTGTGAAAGAACAAAAGGGGTTAATAACCTCGGAAATAAATTCTACACGGGAATTACAGGATAATGTTCTGAAAAAGATAAGCGAAACGTTCAACCAACATGCCGGAGTGATTAACAACCAAGCAAAACAAATTAACGACCTCGCCCAAGCCGTAAACTCATCATTAAAGAAACAGGAGAGAAATAATAATAAACTTCTACAACTGATTTCCCTATATTCGGAATTGGCAACCTGTGGAGTAATGGACGGCAAGCGGAAAGAGAACCTAAGAACTGAAATCAACGACCTGATAAACGAATAA
- a CDS encoding helix-turn-helix domain-containing protein: MYINNEDFEKWMDKLSKKLNEIGQDLKSLINTNEVFDEDEKLLDNQDLAFLLKVSKRTLQRYRASGKLPYFMIAHKTYYRTVDVRNFVREHMDFKTYQEFEKKHLKNDKDKKDE, translated from the coding sequence ATGTATATTAATAACGAAGATTTTGAAAAATGGATGGACAAGCTATCCAAGAAGCTAAATGAGATTGGTCAGGATTTAAAATCACTGATTAATACCAACGAAGTATTTGACGAGGACGAGAAATTGCTCGACAATCAGGACTTAGCCTTTCTTTTAAAGGTTTCCAAACGTACCCTCCAACGTTACCGGGCAAGCGGTAAGCTCCCTTATTTTATGATTGCTCATAAGACCTATTACCGGACTGTTGACGTTCGGAACTTTGTCCGTGAACATATGGACTTTAAAACCTATCAGGAGTTTGAAAAGAAGCACCTGAAAAATGATAAGGATAAAAAAGATGAATGA
- a CDS encoding RteC domain-containing protein, whose amino-acid sequence MGIVALAEIAIALFFSKKVFQRNGKPAHLNQIAQVFEKMFNCSFGSIYDQEVMVFRRKPFNRTKALDFLRNLIIRKDKESKE is encoded by the coding sequence TTGGGGATTGTTGCTTTAGCGGAGATTGCGATTGCCCTTTTTTTCTCAAAGAAAGTATTTCAACGGAACGGGAAGCCTGCGCACCTAAACCAAATTGCACAAGTCTTTGAAAAGATGTTTAATTGCAGTTTCGGGAGTATTTACGACCAAGAAGTAATGGTTTTCAGACGAAAGCCATTCAACCGAACAAAAGCCCTTGATTTCCTGCGAAATCTCATAATTCGTAAGGATAAAGAGAGTAAAGAATAA
- a CDS encoding helix-turn-helix domain-containing protein, producing MVKGKVIFEDEEKIEIKYPCFELKDIVEYYFEIKTPDNSINPFSLIALPNANVIVSVYLSDKSQTFKVHRGQGMADTSGDKISGSLTDAIAVMHAPGTHEFSIKFKPGVLYSCLSEDIPTLVDNSLPLQKYLNQKIIDELKLKTSFDERVLFVENWLLSNMKIFSSDFKLKAVTKAIYYINNSHDYKLNVVSKEVGVSNPTLNRYFKEVLGVSPKQCFKALRFKTALKSYRAKGSYDLYDELGYTDFSHFVKEAKNLANKPPSEL from the coding sequence ATGGTAAAGGGCAAAGTCATATTTGAAGATGAAGAAAAAATAGAGATTAAATATCCCTGTTTTGAACTAAAGGATATTGTCGAGTATTATTTCGAAATAAAAACTCCGGACAATTCTATAAATCCGTTCTCACTTATAGCTTTGCCCAATGCTAATGTTATAGTTTCAGTTTACTTGTCAGACAAGAGCCAAACATTCAAAGTTCATCGTGGACAGGGTATGGCTGATACATCAGGAGATAAAATCTCCGGCAGTTTGACAGACGCAATCGCCGTGATGCACGCTCCCGGAACCCATGAATTTTCAATTAAATTCAAGCCGGGAGTTTTATACTCCTGTTTATCCGAAGATATTCCGACTTTGGTAGATAATAGCTTGCCATTGCAAAAATATCTAAATCAAAAAATAATAGACGAACTAAAATTGAAAACCTCTTTTGATGAGCGGGTTCTGTTTGTAGAGAATTGGCTTTTAAGTAATATGAAAATCTTTAGTTCTGACTTTAAGCTTAAAGCCGTAACAAAAGCAATTTACTACATTAATAATAGCCATGATTACAAGCTAAATGTTGTAAGCAAAGAGGTCGGAGTATCAAATCCTACTCTCAACAGATATTTCAAAGAAGTATTAGGAGTATCGCCTAAACAATGCTTTAAAGCCCTACGCTTCAAAACAGCATTGAAAAGCTATAGAGCCAAAGGTAGTTATGATTTATATGACGAATTGGGCTATACTGATTTTTCTCATTTTGTAAAAGAAGCTAAGAATTTAGCAAACAAACCCCCATCAGAATTATAA
- a CDS encoding VOC family protein — protein MKFNNVRLLVKDFAKCFKFYTEQLGLEPAWGDENSGYAFFKVADGIEGFALFVSDWMASSVGNADKELPIGYREKSLVAFSVDNVDDTYRALKEKGVKFINEPTDIADWGSRTVNLRDPEDNLIEFFSPLAPDQWSEELIEENKQYE, from the coding sequence ATGAAATTTAATAACGTAAGATTATTAGTTAAGGATTTTGCTAAATGTTTTAAGTTCTACACCGAACAACTTGGATTGGAACCGGCTTGGGGTGATGAGAACAGTGGGTATGCCTTTTTTAAGGTAGCAGACGGAATAGAGGGATTTGCTCTTTTTGTATCCGACTGGATGGCATCGTCTGTAGGCAATGCGGATAAAGAATTACCTATAGGATATCGGGAGAAATCACTTGTAGCATTCAGTGTGGATAATGTTGATGATACTTATAGAGCTTTGAAAGAAAAGGGTGTGAAATTCATTAATGAACCTACCGATATAGCTGATTGGGGGAGTCGCACGGTAAATTTGCGTGACCCTGAAGATAATTTAATAGAATTTTTTTCACCATTGGCTCCCGATCAATGGAGTGAAGAGCTAATAGAAGAAAATAAGCAATACGAGTAA
- a CDS encoding site-specific integrase: MRSTFKILFYLKKNNPKPNGTVPVMGRITIDGTISQFSCKMNVPPNLWDTKAGRLTGKSTLAVKTNLALDKIRVDINRHYQEVMQTDGFVTADKVKNAYLGLGVKQDTFLTLFAKHNQEFSRKVGYNRAQASYSKYCTLYKHIESYIIQEYKRNDIFLKELNLAFVNGFEHYLRTERNCSTNTIWCYMIGVKHIVAIARNSGQLAINPFAGYLISPEQKDRGFLSKEELNSLVNAEMKNAQYELVRDLFVFSCFCGLSYSDVKNLTRDNLKTSFDGHLWIITRRQKTNTDSSIRLLEVPKRIIEKYKGYTRDNRIFPVPSNGSCNNILKKIAKQCGIKTRLTYHVSRHTFATLLTISQGVPIETVSRMMGHTNIKTTQIYAKITKEKISQDMEVLSHKLESLEKQIIERV, encoded by the coding sequence ATGAGAAGTACCTTTAAAATTTTGTTCTATCTCAAAAAGAACAACCCCAAACCCAACGGAACAGTTCCCGTAATGGGAAGAATCACGATTGACGGAACAATCAGCCAGTTCAGTTGTAAGATGAATGTACCGCCCAACCTTTGGGATACCAAAGCCGGAAGGCTGACAGGTAAAAGTACATTAGCGGTAAAAACCAACCTCGCTTTGGATAAAATCCGTGTCGATATAAACCGCCACTATCAGGAAGTAATGCAAACGGACGGCTTTGTTACGGCTGATAAGGTAAAGAACGCCTATTTAGGGTTAGGAGTAAAGCAAGATACATTTTTAACCCTCTTTGCCAAACATAACCAAGAATTTTCCCGAAAAGTCGGATACAACAGGGCGCAAGCGAGTTATTCCAAATATTGCACCTTATATAAACACATAGAAAGCTATATCATACAGGAGTATAAGCGGAATGATATATTTCTTAAAGAACTGAATCTCGCTTTTGTAAATGGCTTTGAGCATTATTTACGAACAGAACGAAATTGTTCCACCAATACGATATGGTGCTATATGATAGGCGTAAAACATATTGTAGCCATAGCCCGAAATTCGGGACAATTAGCCATTAATCCCTTTGCCGGATACCTGATTAGCCCTGAACAGAAAGATAGGGGATTCCTAAGTAAAGAAGAACTCAACTCGCTTGTCAATGCCGAAATGAAGAACGCTCAATATGAATTGGTAAGGGACTTATTTGTGTTTTCATGTTTTTGCGGATTAAGCTACTCGGATGTAAAAAATCTCACAAGAGACAACCTCAAAACCTCGTTTGACGGTCATTTATGGATAATAACCCGCAGGCAGAAAACAAATACTGACTCAAGTATCCGCTTATTGGAAGTTCCCAAACGGATAATAGAGAAGTACAAAGGCTACACAAGGGATAACAGAATTTTTCCAGTACCGAGCAATGGTAGCTGTAACAATATCCTGAAAAAGATAGCCAAGCAATGCGGGATTAAAACACGGCTGACCTATCATGTGAGTAGGCATACGTTCGCCACTTTATTGACTATCTCACAGGGAGTTCCGATAGAAACTGTTAGCCGAATGATGGGGCATACCAATATCAAAACGACCCAAATCTATGCCAAGATAACGAAAGAGAAAATCAGTCAGGATATGGAAGTCTTATCCCATAAATTAGAGAGTTTGGAAAAACAAATAATTGAAAGAGTGTAA